Part of the Deltaproteobacteria bacterium genome, TTCTCACCTTCGACCACCTCTTTGAGTATCCTGTTGGTCACCTTCATGTTGAATGATGTCAACAGGCTTGTGACACCCAGATAATGAACGGCTACGACATTGGCGATGCCGACGCAGGCTGTTGATATTTCTTCGATGACATTAGAGCTCGAGGGCAGATTTTTCCCCATGCCTCCAAAAAGCTTCGGGATCCACATGGTATAGAATCCCCAGTCACTTGCCGTCTGAATAAGATCATGGGGAAGATAATCGGCATCTTCGTGGGTCCTTCTGTCCAGGGGGAGGGCTTTCGGTTTTACCACCTGATCGTTGAACTTACGCGCGTATGCAATAAGCTCCTTCGTTTCCCTGATCATACCCCTGGGGACCCTGGGTGCATATTCAAGCCCTATGAACGTATCTTCAAACTTCGGGAACCTCTTCAGAAATGCTTTTACCTCCGAGCTTGAGATCATAAACACCTCCTCTTTATTGCTGTAATAACCCAAGCTGCTCCTTGCCTTTCTCCGTCAGGTATGTGGACAGAATGGCCCTGTTGACCTGGATGAGATGTTCTATTGCCTTCTTCCGGGAAAATTTCTTTTCAACGAGATAGCTGTGGGCGACCTGGATGGTCATGCCCTGAACGATATGCCCGAGAATCAACGGATTGAACCCATCGACAAAACCAAGACGCTTCCATTTCTTGAAATCGCTCGCGAGGTCGGAAACAAAATAATTGTAATAACGCCAAATATCGTCATCCAATCTTTCATCCACACCGAAACCACCCCTGATGATCAGGAGCATCTGCTGCGGATTTGCTTCCAGAAAGTCAAAAAAGGTGTTGTATGTTTCCTTCATTTTCCCGAGTCTTTCCACCATGTCGTCGGACACTTTCGTTTCCCTCATTTTCTTCAGGGTCATCCTGAGGTCGTAAAGGCTCCTCGTCGCGACCTCTTCGAAAAGTTCTTTCTTGTCCTTGAAGTGGGCATAAAAAGTGTTCGCCGACATACCGACAAACCGGATAATATCGTTGACCTGGGTATTGTGGTAACCCTTTTTGCTGAAGAGTTCCCTTGCCGCATCGATGATCGCTTCCTTGATATCAGCTCTCCTTTTCAGCTTTTTCCCCATGATATGACTCCCTTCGTAAGCATTGTCAGCACCCCATCCGCGCCATAAAAAGCATTATTTTCCTCCCCCATCCCACGCGCGTCAGAAATGAGAGGAATCCATAGTGTGTAGAGGGCGATATACGTTTGGACATCCACAATATTTTCGCTGCTGTCTGCGGAAGAACATACATCTTGTTCTTTCGTATGGCATTAACCACGAGAAGGGCAACCTTCTCAGGTGTCATTCTCGCATTTTCAATGGATATGACCGAGCAATATCGCTGGAATTCATCCGTGAACCTCAGCGTGCTCATCAGGTTTGTCTTGATGAATGTTGGGCAGAGCACGGTCACGCCGATATTATGAGGGGCGAGTTCGCTTTTGAGTGTTTCCGAGAGAGAGATGACCGCAGCTTTCGTTACATTGTACGGTGACATTTCCGGAGCCGATACGATGCCGGCAGCGGATGCCACGTTTACGATATGACCCTCTCCCTGTTTTTTCATCCGTGGGATGAAGGCATGACAACCGTACACAACCCCCCAGAAGTTGATCGAGACGATCCACTCCCAATCCTCGATCGGGATGTCGCCCATGAATCCAGTCGAGACAACACCCGCGTTATTGATGAGGATGTCCACCTTTCCCCACGTATCGAAGCAATGGTCTGCCATCTTGACGACATCATCGAGTCTGGACACATCACAGAAAAACACGTCCCCCGAACCGCCTGATCGTCTGACCAGCTCTAATGTCCCGCGCAAACCCTCTTCATTGATATCGGCCAGCAGTATGTCGCACCGCTCTTTCGCGAGAGCGATCGCAAGGGCTCTTCCTATGCCCGAAGCAGCCCCAGTGATAACCGCCTTTTTTCCGCTGAGGTCCTTCCTTTTCATGGTGCAACCCTTTCAGGAAAAACTGACGAAATCGCAAAGCTGATAGTTAATAGTAAGTGTGGGAGCAGCGTAGAGAAGCAAGCCGTTTTTAAATAATAATAATTATTATTATTTAAATTCTGCCTGATGTCAAGCGAATATTATACATGGAGGGTCATGCACGAAAGAGCTTATGAAGATAAAGGGGACTCTTATCAATCCTGAGATCATGCGTGATGTGGTAGCCAACACGCCGGGGGTCATTGAATATCAGTTCATCGTCGTGAAGGAAATAGCGGACGATCCCTATTCAATGGACGTGCTCAAGCTCAAGGTCGGGGCGGACCAGGGATGTGACCTGGAGGAGCTCGAGGCCGAGCTTAAGAACAAGGTGAAAAAGGCCGTCGAACTCACGCCGAAGGTAGAGTTCGTCGAGTGCTCGGAGATCTTCAATCCCGGCCAGACCCTCAAAGCCACGCGCATAATCGATGAACGGCCGCAGGAGTAATCCGGTGCATTAGCGGCGCTGTGTGAGTGAGGATACAATTCGGTCGGCCTTGTGGCGGGCCTCTTTCATGATTTCTGACGACCTGCCACAATCGTGCCGATATGGCCGCAAACGTTCAGATGGTGGATGAATATCGCCATTCACAAAATTTGTGGTTATGAAGCTTCCAATACCCCGGCGACGTATAGTCGAATCGCCTTGATGAGCCATCCCCTGGAGGTCCGGACATAATCATTATCATAACTTGCAAATGTCAAGGTCAATTTGTCCTCGAAATTCCCTCCAAGCAATAACAGCCACTGCGCCTTTCCGGTGTCCCCGTCAATGTCTATTATCGGATTGCTGAAACTGTGCATGAAAAATTCGTTACCGGCGTTCATATCCTTGAACATTTCCTCGATCTCGGCCCGTCCCTGGGCCAGCACGCCCATTACGGGGGCCTCCCACGTCGCGTCTTCCGTAAACATGGCCGTTACTTCATGACAGAACATGACTTTATCGTTCCATCCTTTATTCACGTAATGTCCGTAAGTGGCGTGAAGTTTTTTGATCGCTTCTATATCTTCCAATCTCTGTATTCGTTCTTCCAGCGAAAGATCCGAACTCATTTGATATACCCCCTTTCTCAATGGACAGTGTCTCCAATGTTCAGACATCTTCAACGCATGACCGATGTGAGTTCCCCGTCATTTTCAATGCCTCCCGGCATCCTCACGCGTTACCTTGTCGGGCTTTCAAATAGAGGTCATACACATCGTCCTCTTCCAGATAGCGTGGATTGTAAGGCGTCTGGGCGTCTCCCATGGCAAGATCGATCAGCGGTTGAAGGGCTTCGCGACTTTCAGGAACACCGAAGTCCTTAAGGGTCTTCGTCAGGCCGACGGATCTCTGCAGGTCCTTCAGTGCCTGGACGGCAGCCCCGGCCGCCTGCTCGGGGGTCATGCCGTCGATCTTGACCCCCATGGCATCGGCGATGAAAACGAAGCGGGTCGGGTTCTCTTCAAGATTGAAGGTCATCACATGGGGCAGCATGATGCTGTTGGCCAAACCGTGGGGGATCCCGTAAAGGGCACCCAGGGCATGGGCTGTGGAATGGACGGCGCCGAGCAGGGCGTTGGCCATGGATATGCCTGCCATACTGCTCGCAATCAGGAGGTATCCCCTGGCCTCGATGTTCTCCGGGTTTTTCATGACCTCCGGAAGATAGGTCATGATGAGCCGGATCGCGTGGAGGCCCAATCCATCGGAGATGGGGTTCGCGCTGCCGGTGGTAATGGCCTCGATCGCGTGTGTCATGGCATCCATAGCGGTAAAGGCCGTAATTTCCGGGGGAAGCTTGACCGTTAGCTCCGGATCCAGCATGGCGAGGTCCGGGCTGCAATAGGGGTGAGCACAGGTTATTTTCCCCTGTGTGGCGTCACCAAGGACCACCATGCCGTAGCTCACCTCGGCTCCCGTCCCGGCTGTTGTGGGGAACGCGATATGCGGGGGCAGGGGTTCGGCATCATCGAACAATCCAACCTGATCCGCCAGGGGTGAAAAGTCTTCAAGGCCCTTGCCGATCAGAATATTGATAGCCTTGGCGGTGTCCATTACGCTGCCCCCTCCCACGGAAACCATGCAGTCGGCACCGCATTCCCGATACAGGGCGGCCCCCTCATTGATCAGGTCAATGCGGGCGTCCTGAACGATCTTGTCGTAGACACCTGCCAACTCCAGGCTTGAAGCCTTAATGGTGTCAATGACCATCTCCGCTACGCCGGCCTGAACAAGTCCCTTGTCCGTGTACAGAAAGGCCTTCGTACCCCCGAGTTTTTCCATTTCAAAGTCCAGCTCTTCCCGCGCACCGGGTTTGTACATGATCTTCGACCGACATCCCCACGTAAAGAACGGTTCAAAGCCAAGAACAGGGTATTTCATGGGATAGCTCCTTTCTCTTTGTTTACTGTCCTGATTATGACATTCGTGACGGCGATTACCGATACAATGCCGATGCCACTCACACGCCCCGTTACTGGTACCCGCGCTCTATGTTAAGTGAGCGTTGCGCTATTTTCAACCATTACTATGGTGTGGGGGTGACGGCTTCGTGAAGGCTCGCGGGAAGGGCTGTTTCTCAGGAGCGGGGGAACCGGATAAGCAGCCGTGTACCTTTTTCGATGGAACGGATGTCGCAGCGATTTTTGTGTGTCACTCGAAGGTCAGCGCCAGGAGGGATGCCGGGTCCACGTGCGCTCCCCGCAGTTTGATCCCCCAGTGAAGGTGGGGGCCGGTTGCTCGTCCCGTTGACCCCACATACCCGATGATGTCGCCTTTCGCAACGCGTTCCCCCGTCGAGACATCCGTCTTGTTCAGATGACAGTAAATGGAGAACAACCCCGCACCATGATCGATGATGACCGTATTCCCCGAGAAATAGAGGTCGTGGGTCAGGACGATGATTCCTCCGTTCGTCGCCGCCACAGCGGTACCGCGGCGGGCGGCGATGTCGATGCCGCGGTGGCGGGATTCATACCCGTCGTTGTATGTTCGGCGGTCTCCGAAAGTCCCCGTTATTCTTCCCTTCACGGGTTGCGTGAAATTTCCCCGGCAGAGCCAGTCCGGTGAGGGGTTCTCATAGGCACGGTCGGTCAGTTCACGTTCCCGCTCTATGCGTTCCTGTACCTCAGGCGGGGGTGATACGTATTCTTTCCGCACCCGGAGCCGCTTTTGAGGAAAGTGCCTGTCAGCGATCCGTACCTGGAGGGGGAACCGCTTTCGAGTCCCGTCGTCAAGCTCCACGTCTATGACGAGGTCAGCTGTTCCCGGATCGCTCTCGAGGCCCAGGCCGATGAGGGTAAAAAGATGGCCGTCGTTCCCGGCGACCGTGAAAGGGAAGCGATCCCCCGCGAAGAGCGCTGTGGCCGCTGCCGGAACAGGCGCCGTGAGCGTTATCTTCATAATGCCCCCCGGCGTGAGCGATTCAGGCTCGGAGGCAATCACCAATTGACCGCAGCCAACACTGCTTCGTATCAAAAAGGCATCGGAGGGATGCGGAAGAAGAAGGAGTATCAGTACTATTATTCGTAGAACGTTTCTCATATCTTCCTCAGCGGATCGGTTATCGCGGGATCGCTTCCGGAGCGGGAAATCGGGTGCGGCAACCCCATCAGGACAGCAATCTACCTGAATGGAAGGGCCGTGACAATAAAAATATAGACAATTTATGTCTCTTCCATTAGTATCAAACGCCGTGCGGACATAATTCAGATAACGGAGAATACCATGAGCGTGAAGCCCTCTTTCAGAACGGTTCCGCCTGAAGGTCTTCGTGCCGGCATCGATCCCGACTCCCTTGGATTTGAGACGACCGACGACTGTTCCTATTTTCCCGGGATCATCGGGCAGGCTCGTGCCGTCGGGGCGTTGACCATGGGGCTGGAGATAGAAAGCCCCGGCTATAACATATATGTCGCCGGTCTGACCGGAACAGGCAAGATGTCGACGATCAAGAGCCTTCTTGACCAGCTGGACCTGAAAAAGAAAATTCCCGATGATATCTGTTATGTCAACAATTTCGAGGACCCCGACAGGCCCACCGTGATCATGCTGCCCGCCGGCCTCGGCCGTCAGTTCCAGAAAGACATGGATGACATGGTGATCCATCTGGGCAAACAGATCCCCCGTATCTTTGAAAGCGAGGAGTTCAAAAGAGATTCGGAAAAGGTCGTGGAATCACATATGGCCCGCCAAAAGGAACTGGTGAAGAACTTCAATGAAAAGATACAGCATGAGAAATTCCAGCTGGTCCAGTACCAGGTCGGTCCCTACACCAGGCAGGACGTGGCCTATGTCGTGGAGGGAAAGCCGCATACCCTGGAGCAGCTTGAGGAACTCAACAGGGAAGGGCGATTCCCCGATGGAGACCTTGAGGCGGTGCGGGAAAAACAGGGAGAGCTCCGGAATGAACTTGAAATGATCATGCGGGAATCCCGCCAGATCGAAAAGGAAATAAGAAAGGAGATCGGTCTTCTCGAACGCAGAACGGGTCTGCCCGCCGTGCAGGAGTATATTTCGGACATTCTCACGAAATATACCAAGCACAGCGACAGGATCGAACCCTATCTCAGGAACGTGCAGGAACATGTTCTGTCCAACCTGAAGACGTTCAGGGAGAAGGACGAGGAACAACCCCCGGCCCCTCTGCCGTTCTTCGTGCAGCCCCCGGAAAAACGGCTTACCGAGTACGGGGTGAATGTCCTTGTCGATAATTCACAGACAAAAGAGATTCCCGTCATTATTGAAACCATGCCGTCCTACAAGAACCTCTTTGGGACGATTGAGCGCGAGATAGACCGTTCGGGTTTCTGGAGGACCGATTTTACCCGCATAAAGGCTGGTTCCCTGCTGCGGGCCAACGGGGGGTATATCGTGTTCAATGCCTATGAGGCGCTTGTCGTTTACGGCGTGTGGTCTTTTCTGAAACGGACCCTGACGAACAGGCTCCTCACCATGCAACCCTATGATCCCTTTGGAATGTCGGCGACGGCCATAAAACCGGAACCAATACCGGTGGATCTCAAGATAATCATGGTAGGGGGAAACTTCCTCTATCAGCAACTGTACGAATTTGATGATGATTTCAAGAAGATATTCAAAGTGAAGGCCGAATTCGATACGTCAATGCCGATCGGTGAGGATGCGGTCGGCGGATACATACAATTCATGAAGAAGATCATTGACGATGAAGATCTGCTCCGGTTCGACAAGACCGCCGCCGCCGCGATCATCGAATACGGGGTCCGGATATCGGGGAAACGCAAACGGCTGTCCACGCGTTTCAGCGATGTAGCCGACATCATGCGGGAAGCCGGTTACTGGGCGAAAAAGGAAGGGAGCGACACGGTGCGTGTCAAGCACGTGGACCGGGCCTATGATGAAAAGGTCGCCCGGGTACGGCTGATCGAGGACAAGATACAGGAAATGATAGAGGAGGGCACCATACTGATCGACACGGATGGTGCCGCCGTCGGACAGGTCAACGGACTGTCCGTGTATGATATGGGTGATTATGCCTTTGGAAAACCGGCAAGGATCACGGCACAAACCTCCATGGGTCGGGCCGGGTTCATCAATATCGAGCGGGAGGCGAAGCTGTCCGGAAAGACCCATGATAAAGGCGTCCTGATCCTCGAGGGCTATTTCAAGGGGAAGTATGCCCAGAAATTCCCCCTTTCGATGGATGCCAGTATCTGCTTTGAACAATCCTATGCCGGCGTTGACGGTGACAGCGCTTCCCTGGCGGAGGTCTGTGCCATTCTTTCCAGTCTCTCGGAACTGCCCGTAAATCAGAATATCGCCATGACCGGGTCGGTGAACCAGAGGGGTGAAATTCAGCCGGTCGGAGGTGTGAACCAGAAGATAGAAGGGTTTTATGATGTATGCCGCTCGCGGGGATTGACCGGCGGACAGGGCGTGATCATTCCGGCGCTCAATCTGCAGGAACTGATGTTGAGGAAGGACCTGGTCGAGGCGGTTTCGAAAGGAATGTTCCAGGTCTACCCCGTCTCGACCGTCGACGAGGGTATGAATATTCTGACCGGTGTGGAACCGGGAGAGCGGGACGAACAGGGCCGATACCCGGCGGGAACGGTGAACTTTCTGGTAAGTGAAAAGCTGCGATCCCTCGCGGAAAATCTGAAAAACTTCGGCAGTGAGAGCAAGGAGAGCGGCTCAACCAAAAAAAGGGTACAGAATAAAAAAAGCAAGGGGTAATGTAATGGGCAGACTACGTGGTATTCTATCGGGTATTATTGTTATTTTTATCGTGTTCCTTTCGGGCTGCGCCCCGCTCATCCTCGGCGGCGTGGCGGCGACCACCGGGGTGGGTACGTATATCTATGTCGATGGGAATCTCGCGACGGATTACCATTATTCCTTTGAACTGGTCTGGGATGCCTGTGAGGCCGTCGTTGCTTCCATGGGTGGTACCGACGTGATCCGGGAAAAGGACGTGGGAGTAGGGGAATTGAGTGCCGTCATTGACGGTGAAACGGTAAAGATATCGGCGAAATACCGGGCGAACGAGCTGACATCCGTCATGGTCAGGGTCGGGTTCCTGGGAGATAAGCTGGCATCACAGCGTATCCACGATATGATCTATGAACATCTGAAAAAAGAGTAGACGGCGGAGCCGGCCTGTTTCAGGAGGACCCCTTTTTGAGAAGGTCCAGCCCGTAATGCTTGATCTTCTTATGAAGGTTGCTCCGCTCCAGACCAATGGATTCCGCCGTTTTTGAGATATTCCAGTCGTTTTCCTCAAGCTTCCGGACGATGAATTCCTTCTCGAACTTCTTCTTTTCAAGCCTGAAGGAGTCGCTGTAGCTCTGTGCGGCGCCCGATGAGAGGTATGCCTCCTCACGGTTTTCAAGCGGCGGGATATCGTCGACGGTTATCACATCCGATGAGGTGACGATGACCAGCCGCTCGATGATGTTTTTCAGTTCCCGCACGTTGCCGGGCCAGTCGTGGTTGATGAGGACCTCCAGGGCGTCTGCCGTTATCTCCTTTTCTTTAATGCCCTCCTTGAAGGAAAATTCCTTGATAAAGAGTTGCGTGAGAAGGGGGATGTCCTTTTTCCTTTCCCTCAGGGGGGGGACGGTCAGGGGGATGACGTTCAGGCGGTAGAAAAGGTCCTGCCTGAAGCGGCCGTCTTCCATTTCCCGTTCTAGGTCCTTGTTCGTTGCGGCCAGAACGCGTACATCGGTGCCGATGATCTTTGTTCCTCCCACCCGTTCGAACTTCTTTTCCTGGAGGATCCGCAGTATTTTTGCCTGCGCCCGCTGGCTCATATCGGCTACTTCGTCCAGAAATATGGTGCCCCCGTTCGCCAGATCGAATTTGCCCCTCTTCTTGGCGGTGGCTCCCGTAAAGGACCCTTTTTCATGTCCGAAGAGCTCGCTTTCGATGAGTTCTTCGGGAAGGGCGGCGCAGTTCACCTCGACGAAGGGTTTGTCCGACCTCCTGCTCTGGCGGTGGATCGAACGGGCGACCAGTTCCTTCCCCGTACCGTTTTCTCCCATGATCAGGATCCAGGCGTTCGTGGGTGCGATGATCCGGATCATCTCCTTGAGCTCGACGATGGGTTTACTGGTCCCATGCAGTTCGTAATCCTGCCTGAACCGGTCCCTGAGAAGTTTGTTCTCCTCTTCCAGCCGGACGATCTCCAGGGCGTTGGCAACGACGAGCAGGACCTTTTCAAGGGAAAGGGGTTTTTCAATGAAATCAAAAGCGCCCAGCTTGGTGCACTTCACCGCCGACTCAACGGTTCCATGTCCCGATATCATGACGACCTGTATCTGGGGGTATTTCGACTTCACCGCCTGCAGCGTTTCTATCCCGTCCATTCCCGGAAGCCAGATGTCCAGAAGGATAAGATCGGGGAGTTCCTCTTCCTCGAGCATGACCAGGCACTCCTCCCCGCTCTGCACCGTAACGACGTCATAGCCGTCATCGGAGAGTGCGCCCTGCAGCGACGTGCAGATGCTTTCTTCATCGTCTACGACAAGGATCCGTTTATGCATGTTCTGAGCCTACGCGATCGGTATATCAAAAGAGATTATCGTTCCATGGGGAACATTTTCACTGACGGTCACGGTACCGTTATGATCCGAAATTATGGAATTCACGATGGCAAGCCCGAGACCGGTGCCGTGTTTTTTTGTCGAAAAATACGGTTCGAACAGCCGGGTACGATCCTTTGGGGCGATACCGGGGCCGTTGTCCCTGACGTCAACACGGACACGGTTCTGGACGCTGTCCACATGAGCGGTGATCTCTATGAGACCGCCTTCCTTTGAATCCGTCGTAATGGCCGCGACGGCGTTGTCGATCAAATTTATCATAACCCGCTTCATTTGTTCCACGTCGATGTTTACCATCGGCAGGTCTTCCTGCTTCTTGAAGGAGAAGGAGATGTTCCTGGCCGAATCTTCAAAGAGCGTTATGGAATCCTCGATGACCGCACTGATGTCGCCCGCTTCGGGGTGTGCCATGGGCATCCGGGCGAACCGGGAGAATTCATTGACCAGGTTCTTCAGGACCTCCACCTGGTCGATGATGGTCTTCGTGCATTCCCTGAAGACCGAACCGTTGCCGCCGTCTATGGTGTCGCCGTATTTACGCTGCAACCGCTCGGCGCTCAGTTTGACCGGGGTCAGGGGGTTTTTTATTTCATGGGCGATGCGCCGCGCCACTTCACGCCAGGCGGCGACGCGCTCGGCCTTCTGGATCTCCGTCAGGTCCTCGAAGACCACGACCATGCCCATGTAGTTCTGCCCGTCGTCACGCAGAACCGTCGCGGAAACGAGCACGGTCAGCACCCGGTCCTTGAGGGTCAGCTGGATCTGTTTTTCCAGGGAATCACTGTCAACCTCATCAAGCTCTTTCAGAAATTCACGTGCCAGTTCCATGTGCTCCGGCTGCAGTACTTCGGTGTATCGTCTGTACAGAACTTCGTCGGTTCTGATGTTGAGCATCTCTTCCGCTGCGCGGTTGATGGTGCTGATCACATCGTTCCGGTCGATCGATACCACGCCGGCGGACACATTGCGCAGAACCGTCTCCATGTATGTCCGTCTCTGATCCAGATCGATATTTGCCTGTCGCAGGCTCTCGCTGCTTTTCTTGAGGTCCTGCGTCATCTGGTTGAAGGAATTGACCAGGACCCCGATCTCGTCTTCCGCAAGAACATCGATGTGATAATCCAGGTTCCCGCCGGCTATTTCATGGGTCGCTTCGGCAAGGTCCTGAATCGGTACGGTAATTCCCTTGGCGAGGAACAGGCCGAACCAGGTGGCTGAAAAGGTTATCAAAAGCGTAACGATGAAGAGCATCATGATGTAGCTGAACTTGATGGGATTCTGCAGCAGCTTGAGCTGCCCGTACTCTTCCGATGTCTTTGATATGAGAGACATCTTTTCTATCAGGTCTTTGTTGATGAAGGACGTAACGGCCACCATTCCGATCACTTCCCGGGGAGAAAAGTTGGTGTAGAGCGGAGCGATGCCGCTGATCGCGTCACCGGTCGCCATGGAAGTGACCGTGGAGGCATCCTTTCCCATGTAGATATCTTCGATGATCCGGGGAGAAAGCTCCGTCGGCGGGATTTCTGTGTGATTCGGGTCCTTCAGGGAAATATTTTCATTCCGGTTGTCGAAAAAGACCTCCACGGCGCCCAGATTGAAGTATTTCTGACGTTGTGCCAGGATCGTCTTCAGGTATTGTTCCTGTTCCTGGTCATACAATTTGCCCTGTGTGATCTCGGAGCTGATAAGCCTGGCATAGTACTGGGCGTCCGTGGCGGCCTGCCCGTAATACGTCTGGGCGATCTCCAGTGACGAGTTCAGCGCGTTGCCCAGCCTCATCTCGAACCAGTTGTCGATGCTGTATGCAAGGAATTTGATGGATACAAGGAACAGAACGGCCGTAGGTACCAGTGAAAGACAGACAAAGGCGGCCACCAGCTTCGTTCTCAGTTTTGAGCCGAGGATACCGCGCCGCCGTTCGAATATGAGCTTTACCAGGTTCCTGGTTATGAGGAAGATAAGAAGGATGATGAGGATCAGATTGATATTGATCAGGCCGAATATGAACACCTCGTTGGATATGGGGAGGAGGTTCTCGATGCTGGAAATATGACTCTCGATGTAGGTCAGGACGATAATAACGGCAATGGTGAGCAATATGGCGAACCGCTCCCGCCGCCGCCGTTTCAGTTCATTGCTGTCCATGTGCTGCTGTTCCATGGTTCTGTCGCCTTAATACACGAATTCCTTGGTGATCCATTCCGTTTCAAAGTCCCAGAGTGAAACGAAAAAGAACACGTATTCAAGATGAAGGGGCAGTTTGACCGCCTCAAGCTCGGCCTTTGCCCGCAGGTAATATGTGCTTCCCCTGATCATGTTTCTCAGGGGCATGATGGCGACGCCGTTCACGTCGGACATGGCGGTTTTAGCCTCTGCAAAATCGGTGAACTGCTCGGGTCGTTTGCCATCTTCGGTGAAGGCAACGTAAAAGAGCTTCTTCACATTGTCATACTTGATCGTGTGCTTGATCTCGCGGGCGAATTCGAGTTTGTCCCACCAGAAGCCCCGCTTTCTGTGCAACTCAATGGTGAAGGTGAAGGTGGTCGGTATCCCGGCATGGATGGCCTCTTCCATTTCCTCGGTGAAACAATCGGTCACCCGGAAATAGACAAGGACCTGCTCGGTGGTGTTCGTGATCAGGACGTCCCGGATTTCGGCCTCTTCGGCACGGGCGCCGCGTGGATCAAGGGCTGAGACCAGACAGACGAAAAGCAGCAGGAACGGAAGAAATATCTTGTTATGGGGACCTTTCATCATGGCCGGCGGTATACTGTTGTAACTGCACACAAACAAAATCGTGCCGTGCCGGTTGAAGGTATTCGGCACAGGCACGGTAAGATATAAATTTTGCAAGAGAATTATAGTAGG contains:
- a CDS encoding TetR/AcrR family transcriptional regulator; the protein is MGKKLKRRADIKEAIIDAARELFSKKGYHNTQVNDIIRFVGMSANTFYAHFKDKKELFEEVATRSLYDLRMTLKKMRETKVSDDMVERLGKMKETYNTFFDFLEANPQQMLLIIRGGFGVDERLDDDIWRYYNYFVSDLASDFKKWKRLGFVDGFNPLILGHIVQGMTIQVAHSYLVEKKFSRKKAIEHLIQVNRAILSTYLTEKGKEQLGLLQQ
- a CDS encoding SDR family NAD(P)-dependent oxidoreductase, whose amino-acid sequence is MKRKDLSGKKAVITGAASGIGRALAIALAKERCDILLADINEEGLRGTLELVRRSGGSGDVFFCDVSRLDDVVKMADHCFDTWGKVDILINNAGVVSTGFMGDIPIEDWEWIVSINFWGVVYGCHAFIPRMKKQGEGHIVNVASAAGIVSAPEMSPYNVTKAAVISLSETLKSELAPHNIGVTVLCPTFIKTNLMSTLRFTDEFQRYCSVISIENARMTPEKVALLVVNAIRKNKMYVLPQTAAKILWMSKRISPSTHYGFLSFLTRVGWGRKIMLFMARMGC
- a CDS encoding nuclear transport factor 2 family protein: MSSDLSLEERIQRLEDIEAIKKLHATYGHYVNKGWNDKVMFCHEVTAMFTEDATWEAPVMGVLAQGRAEIEEMFKDMNAGNEFFMHSFSNPIIDIDGDTGKAQWLLLLGGNFEDKLTLTFASYDNDYVRTSRGWLIKAIRLYVAGVLEAS
- a CDS encoding iron-containing alcohol dehydrogenase is translated as MKYPVLGFEPFFTWGCRSKIMYKPGAREELDFEMEKLGGTKAFLYTDKGLVQAGVAEMVIDTIKASSLELAGVYDKIVQDARIDLINEGAALYRECGADCMVSVGGGSVMDTAKAINILIGKGLEDFSPLADQVGLFDDAEPLPPHIAFPTTAGTGAEVSYGMVVLGDATQGKITCAHPYCSPDLAMLDPELTVKLPPEITAFTAMDAMTHAIEAITTGSANPISDGLGLHAIRLIMTYLPEVMKNPENIEARGYLLIASSMAGISMANALLGAVHSTAHALGALYGIPHGLANSIMLPHVMTFNLEENPTRFVFIADAMGVKIDGMTPEQAAGAAVQALKDLQRSVGLTKTLKDFGVPESREALQPLIDLAMGDAQTPYNPRYLEEDDVYDLYLKARQGNA
- a CDS encoding M23 family metallopeptidase is translated as MRNVLRIIVLILLLLPHPSDAFLIRSSVGCGQLVIASEPESLTPGGIMKITLTAPVPAAATALFAGDRFPFTVAGNDGHLFTLIGLGLESDPGTADLVIDVELDDGTRKRFPLQVRIADRHFPQKRLRVRKEYVSPPPEVQERIERERELTDRAYENPSPDWLCRGNFTQPVKGRITGTFGDRRTYNDGYESRHRGIDIAARRGTAVAATNGGIIVLTHDLYFSGNTVIIDHGAGLFSIYCHLNKTDVSTGERVAKGDIIGYVGSTGRATGPHLHWGIKLRGAHVDPASLLALTFE
- a CDS encoding AAA family ATPase, whose product is MSVKPSFRTVPPEGLRAGIDPDSLGFETTDDCSYFPGIIGQARAVGALTMGLEIESPGYNIYVAGLTGTGKMSTIKSLLDQLDLKKKIPDDICYVNNFEDPDRPTVIMLPAGLGRQFQKDMDDMVIHLGKQIPRIFESEEFKRDSEKVVESHMARQKELVKNFNEKIQHEKFQLVQYQVGPYTRQDVAYVVEGKPHTLEQLEELNREGRFPDGDLEAVREKQGELRNELEMIMRESRQIEKEIRKEIGLLERRTGLPAVQEYISDILTKYTKHSDRIEPYLRNVQEHVLSNLKTFREKDEEQPPAPLPFFVQPPEKRLTEYGVNVLVDNSQTKEIPVIIETMPSYKNLFGTIEREIDRSGFWRTDFTRIKAGSLLRANGGYIVFNAYEALVVYGVWSFLKRTLTNRLLTMQPYDPFGMSATAIKPEPIPVDLKIIMVGGNFLYQQLYEFDDDFKKIFKVKAEFDTSMPIGEDAVGGYIQFMKKIIDDEDLLRFDKTAAAAIIEYGVRISGKRKRLSTRFSDVADIMREAGYWAKKEGSDTVRVKHVDRAYDEKVARVRLIEDKIQEMIEEGTILIDTDGAAVGQVNGLSVYDMGDYAFGKPARITAQTSMGRAGFINIEREAKLSGKTHDKGVLILEGYFKGKYAQKFPLSMDASICFEQSYAGVDGDSASLAEVCAILSSLSELPVNQNIAMTGSVNQRGEIQPVGGVNQKIEGFYDVCRSRGLTGGQGVIIPALNLQELMLRKDLVEAVSKGMFQVYPVSTVDEGMNILTGVEPGERDEQGRYPAGTVNFLVSEKLRSLAENLKNFGSESKESGSTKKRVQNKKSKG
- a CDS encoding DUF3568 family protein; amino-acid sequence: MGRLRGILSGIIVIFIVFLSGCAPLILGGVAATTGVGTYIYVDGNLATDYHYSFELVWDACEAVVASMGGTDVIREKDVGVGELSAVIDGETVKISAKYRANELTSVMVRVGFLGDKLASQRIHDMIYEHLKKE